Proteins encoded within one genomic window of Hevea brasiliensis isolate MT/VB/25A 57/8 chromosome 8, ASM3005281v1, whole genome shotgun sequence:
- the LOC131182234 gene encoding anthocyanidin 3-O-glucosyltransferase 2-like translates to MQKAQLVFIPWPDIGHLVSEVEAAKLLLTHHQQLSITVLILNHSSVNPKVHNYIESQQASLSTISNRLRIIDLPKGETDFSFVERQKPHVKEAVLKITQSESNIESPQLAGFVVDMLCTPIIDVANEFGVPSYIFFPSSAASLGLLLYVQKIHDEEKFDPNEFKDSDATLPVPSLVNPFPAKVMPFAILSREFPFLLNNARRFRETKGIMVNTFLELEYHAIESFKMLPVYPVGPILHLGSDGTNAHQEIMQWLDDQPPSSVVFLCFGSMGSFGEDQVKEIACALEHSGHRFLWSLRRSPCPGIVASTCDYEDPQEVLPEGFLDRMAGVGKVTGWSPQAAVLAHPAIGGFVSHCGWNSVLESIWFGVPIAAWPMYGEQQFNAFEMVMELGLAVEIKMDYRNDSGIIVNCDEIERGIRGLMEHDSEKRKKVKEMSEKSRMALVDGGSSYFCLDGLIKEVIDNLA, encoded by the coding sequence ATGCAGAAAGCTCAGCTTGTGTTCATCCCCTGGCCCGACATTGGCCACCTTGTCTCAGAGGTGGAGGCAGCAAAGCTTCTTCTTACCCACCATCAACAGCTCTCCATCACAGTACTTATCCTCAACCATTCTTCTGTCAACCCCAAAGTTCATAACTACATCGAATCGCAGCAAGCTTCCTTGTCCACTATATCCAATCGTCTCCGAATCATTGATCTACCCAAAGGCGAGACTGACTTTTCTTTCGTTGAGAGACAGAAACCCCATGTCAAAGAAGCTGTGTTGAAGATTACTCAGTCAGAGTCAAACATCGAATCGCCCCAGTTGGCGGGTTTTGTTGTCGATATGTTATGCACGCCCATAATAGATGTGGCCAATGAATTTGGTGTTCCATCTTACATTTTCTTTCCTTCAAGTGCAGCTTCTCTTGGTTTATTGCTTTATGTTCAGAAGATTCATGATGAAGAGAAATTTGACCCCAATGAGTTTAAAGACTCAGATGCTACGTTACCGGTGCCGAGTTTGGTAAACCCATTTCCTGCTAAGGTTATGCCTTTTGCGATATTAAGCAGAGAGTTTCCTTTTCTACTTAACAATGCGAGGAGGTTCAGAGAAACAAAGGGTATTATGGTAAATACATTTTTGGAGCTCGAATACCATGCGATCGAGTCTTTCAAAATGCTTCCCGTTTACCCTGTGGGACCTATTTTGCATTTGGGGTCGGATGGAACAAACGCTCACCAAGAAATCATGCAGTGGCTAGATGATCAGCCTCCATCATCAGTAGTGTTCTTGTGCTTCGGGAGCATGGGAAGTTTTGGTGAGGATCAAGTGAAAGAGATTGCATGTGCGTTAGAGCATAGTGGTCATCGATTCTTGTGGTCCTTACGGCGGTCACCATGTCCAGGTATCGTAGCATCTACTTGTGACTATGAGGATCCACAGGAAGTCTTGCCGGAAGGATTCTTGGATCGAATGGCTGGAGTTGGAAAGGTAACGGGATGGTCTCCACAAGCGGCTGTCTTGGCCCATCCAGCTATAGGAGGATTTGTTTCACATTGTGGATGGAATTCTGTGCTTGAAAGCATATGGTTTGGTGTCCCAATTGCTGCGTGGCCAATGTATGGAGAGCAACAATTTAATGCCTTTGAAATggtaatggagttgggattggcaGTGGAAATTAAAATGGATTATAGGAATGACAGTGGAATAATTGTGAATTGTGATGAAATAGAGAGAGGAATAAGGGGTTTAATGGAGCATGATagtgagaaaagaaagaaagtaaaggagatgagtgAGAAGAGTAGAATGGCCTTAGTGGATGGTGGATCTTCATACTTTTGTTTAGATGGTCTCATAAAAGAAGTGATAGATAATTTAGCATAA
- the LOC110653136 gene encoding anthocyanidin 3-O-glucosyltransferase 2 yields the protein MKKAQLVFIPWPEIGHLVSEVEAAKLLLTHHQQLSITVLILNHSSVNPKVHNYIESQQASLSTISNRLRIIDLPKGETDFSFVERQKPHVKEAVLKITQSESNIESPQLAGFVVDMLCTPIIDVANEFGVPSYIFFPSSAASLGLLHYVQKIHDEEKFDPNEFKDSDATLPVPSLVNPFPAKVMPFAILSREFPFLLNNARRFRETKGIMVNTFLELESHAIESFKMLPVYPVGPILHLGSDGTNAHQEIMQWLDDQPPSSVVFLCFGSMGSFGEDQVKEIACALEHSGHRFLWSLRRSPCPGILASTCDYEDPQEVLPEGFLDRMAGVGKVTGWSPQAAVLAHPAIGGFVSHCGWNSVLESIWFGVPIAAWPMYGEQQFNAFEMVMELGLAVEIKMDYRNDSGIIVNCDEIERGIRGLMEHDSEKRKKVKEMSEKSRMALMDGGSSYFYLDGLIKEVIDNLA from the coding sequence ATGAAGAAAGCTCAGCTTGTGTTCATCCCCTGGCCCGAAATTGGCCACCTTGTCTCAGAGGTGGAGGCAGCAAAGCTTCTTCTTACCCACCATCAACAGCTCTCCATCACAGTACTTATCCTCAACCATTCTTCTGTCAACCCCAAAGTTCATAACTACATCGAATCGCAGCAAGCTTCCTTGTCTACTATATCCAATCGTCTCCGAATCATTGATCTACCCAAAGGAGAGACTGACTTTTCTTTCGTTGAGAGACAGAAACCCCATGTCAAAGAAGCTGTGTTGAAGATTACTCAGTCTGAGTCAAACATCGAATCGCCCCAGTTGGCGGGTTTTGTTGTCGATATGTTATGCACGCCCATAATAGATGTGGCCAATGAATTTGGCGTTCCATCTTACATTTTCTTTCCTTCAAGTGCAGCTTCTCTTGGTTTATTGCATTATGTTCAGAAGATTCATGATGAAGAGAAATTTGACCCCAACGAGTTTAAAGACTCAGATGCTACGTTACCGGTGCCGAGTTTGGTAAACCCATTTCCTGCTAAGGTTATGCCTTTTGCGATATTAAGCAGAGAGTTTCCTTTTCTACTTAACAATGCGAGGAGGTTCAGAGAAACAAAGGGTATTATGGTAAATACATTTTTGGAGCTCGAATCCCATGCGATCGAGTCTTTCAAAATGCTTCCCGTTTACCCTGTGGGACCTATTTTGCATTTGGGGTCGGATGGAACAAACGCTCACCAAGAAATCATGCAGTGGCTAGATGATCAGCCTCCATCATCAGTAGTGTTCTTGTGCTTCGGGAGCATGGGAAGTTTTGGTGAGGATCAAGTGAAAGAGATTGCATGTGCGTTAGAGCATAGTGGTCATCGATTCTTGTGGTCCTTACGGCGGTCACCATGTCCAGGTATCTTAGCATCTACTTGTGACTATGAGGATCCACAAGAAGTCTTGCCCGAAGGATTCTTGGATCGAATGGCTGGAGTTGGAAAGGTAACGGGATGGTCTCCACAAGCGGCTGTCTTGGCCCATCCAGCTATAGGAGGATTTGTTTCACATTGCGGATGGAATTCTGTGCTTGAAAGCATATGGTTTGGTGTCCCAATTGCTGCGTGGCCAATGTATGGAGAGCAACAATTTAATGCCTTTGAAATggtaatggagttgggattggcgGTGGAAATTAAAATGGATTATAGGAATGACAGTGGAATAATTGTGAATTGTGATGAAATAGAGAGAGGAATAAGGGGTTTAATGGAGCATGATAGTgagaaaaggaagaaagtgaaggagaTGAGTGAGAAGAGTAGAATGGCCTTAATGGATGGTGGATCTTCATATTTTTATTTAGATGGTCTCATAAAAGAAGTGATAGACAATTTGGCataa
- the LOC110658732 gene encoding anthocyanidin 3-O-glucosyltransferase 2, with protein sequence MEKAQLVFVPWPGMGHLVSAVELAKHLLTRDQRLSVTILILQLSFINSKQVHNYIESLQASSSTISNSLRFIILPKDEPELFNFTSFIERQKPHVKEAVLKIIQSESTSDSPAPRLGGFVLDLFCAPMIDVANDFDVPSYIYFTSSAAFLGLMLYLQKIHDEEKFDPIEFKNSDAELPVPSLVNPFPARVMPCAMLRREWLSPTLENARRYREVKGIIVNTFLEFESYAIQSLKMPPVYPVGPILDIGSVGSNAPQEIMQWLDNQPLSSVVFLCFGSMGSFSEDQVKEIACALEHSGYRFLWALRRPPPPGKLASPSDYEDPQEVLPEGFLDRTAGIGKVIGWAPQVAILAHQAVGGFVSHCGWNSVLESIWFGVPIAAWPIYSEQQLNAFEMVFELGLAVEIKIDYSKDSEIIVKCDEIERGIRCLMEHDTEKRKKVKEMSEKSRKALMEGGSSYFWLGHFIRNVMAIKG encoded by the coding sequence ATGGAGAAAGCACAGCTGGTGTTCGTCCCCTGGCCTGGTATGGGCCATCTTGTATCCGCAGTGGAGCTAGCAAAGCATCTTCTCACCCGCGACCAACGACTCTCCGTCACTATCCTTATCCTCCAGCTATCTTTCATCAACTCAAAGCAGGTTCATAACTACATTGAATCGCTTCAAGCTTCCTCCTCCACTATATCCAATTCTCTCCGATTCATTATTTTGCCGAAAGATGAGcctgaattatttaatttcactTCTTTTATCGAGAGACAGAAACCCCATGTTAAAGAAGCTGTGTTAAAGATCATTCAATCAGAGTCGACCTCTGACTCGCCTGCACCTCGACTGGGAGGTTTTGTTTTAGATCTGTTTTGCGCGCCGATGATTGATGTGGCTAACGACTTTGATGTTCCGTCTTACATTTACTTTACTTCAAGTGCAGCTTTTCTTGGTCTCATGCTTTATTTACAGAAGATTCATGATGAAGAGAAATTTGACCCCATTGAGTTCAAGAACTCGGATGCTGAGTTACCAGTACCGAGCTTAGTAAACCCATTTCCTGCAAGGGTTATGCCTTGTGCGATGTTAAGAAGAGAGTGGCTTTCTCCTACATTAGAGAATGCAAGAAGGTATAGGGAAGTTAAGGGTATCATCGTAAATACATTTTTGGAGTTCGAATCCTATGCGATTCAGTCTTTAAAAATGCCTCCTGTGTATCCTGTGGGACCCATTTTGGATATTGGGTCGGTCGGAAGCAACGCACCCCAGGAAATAATGCAATGGCTTGACAACCAACCTCTTTCATCAGTAGTGTTCTTGTGTTTTGGAAGCATGGGAAGTTTTAGCGAGGATCAAGTAAAAGAGATTGCATGTGCGCTAGAACACAGTGGGTATCGATTCTTGTGGGCCCTCCGCCGACCACCACCTCCGGGAAAACTAGCATCTCCGAGTGACTATGAGGATCCACAAGAGGTTTTGCCTGAAGGATTCTTGGATCGAACAGCTGGAATTGGAAAGGTGATAGGGTGGGCTCCACAAGTTGCCATCTTGGCCCATCAAGCTGTGGGAGGTTTTGTATCGCATTGCGGGTGGAATTCTGTGCTGGAGAGCATATGGTTTGGGGTTCCAATCGCCGCGTGGCCAATATATTCAGAGCAACAACTTAATGCATTCGAGATGGTGTTTGAGTTAGGATTAGCTGTGGAGATTAAAATAGATTATAGTAAGGACAGTGAAATAATTGTGAAGTGTGATGAAATAGAGAGAGGGATAAGGTGTTTGATGGAGCACGATACTGAAAAAAGGAAGAAAGTTAAGGAAATGAGTGAAAAAAGTAGAAAGGCCTTAATGGAGGGTGGATCTTCATACTTTTGGTTAGGTCATTTCATAAGAAATGTTATGGCAATTAAGGGTTAG